GCAAGCATTTGGTCGCGGATCTCTTTCTTGAACTCGGTAAGATTAGTCCCTTTATCGTCAAGAGCCTGAAGAAACTCTTCTTCAGAGGCGTAATATTCCTTGACTGTATCTATGCGGTCCTGGACTTCATCCTCGTCCACTTTGATCTTGTCTTTTTTCGCAAGGCTGACAGCGAGTTTTGAGTTGATGAGCTGCTCAAGAAGTCCCTTGCGCGCGGCTTCTACGCGCCTCTCGAGTTCCGCGCCCTTAAAATTAGCTTCGTAACTGCGCTTGACCGGGATGAACATCCTGTCGAACTCCCTTTGTGTTACTACTTCATCGTTGACAACAACGATGACCTTATCGACCACCGCATCGGCAGTAGCGCAAAGCGCGACGGCGAATATGCCGAAAACGGCTGTTCTCAGATATTTTAACAGTTCAGCCAATTGCATAACGTCCTCCTTTAATAGGTTTTATTCTGTTCGTACGTCGCCTTCTGTCGTGTAATCACCGGCCAGGGCCTCCTCGTTAATCTTTATGCTGGTCTTCTCCCTGAGCTCGGTCATTAGTTCATTGAATCTCTGCTGCTTCTCGATAGTTCTCAACTTTGAGATAATATCATCCTTCACCTGGTCAAGCGGCCTTAGTTCGGGCGGTTTCCTGTCGGTGAGCTTTATTATGTGGTACCCCAGCTTTGTCTTTACCACCCCGCTCACCTCGCCAACATCCAGCTCTGCGCAGGCCTGTTCGAACTTCGGCATCAACTGTCCCTTGGGGAAATAACCGATATCGCCTCCTCTCTGGGCTGTAGGGTCCACCGATTTGGCCCTGGCGATAGCCTCGAAATCCTCACCCGAAGCTATACGAGCGCGTATCGCTTCGGCTTCAGCCTCGGATGGAACGAGTATGTGTGATACTCTCATTATCTCCGGAGTCATGTATTTGTCATTATTGGTGTTGTAGAATTCCAGTATCTCTTCATCTGTGACCTCTATCGGGTCTTCTACTCGATCTTTCAGGAGCCTTGCTATGAGTATCTTCTCTTTGGCCCGTTGAATGACTTCCTGGACGTCCTTCTCCTTGGCAAGTCCCGATCTGACCGCTTCCTGGTACAACAGCTTGTCATTGATTATCTCTTCAAGGAACTCATCTTTGCGTTTTTGTACTATCTGGCGGTATCTTGGCGGAAGGTTGGATATCCTTTCGTTGAGATCATCAAGGGTTATTTCAGAGGAACCTATACTGGCTATTACAGTCCCCTTTTCGGACCCACCGGTGCATCCTGAGAAACAAAACGCTAAACACGACAAAAGAACCGCCGATATGGATATGGAATATTTATTTATAAGCATAATTATGGTTTTACCCGGTCAGTTACATTGATTATGATATCAGAATAAGGTTAAGCCTTCAAGCAGATTTAACCGGCACCTCCGGGTTCGTAGGTATATCCCTTGTTCTTCAGATGCGTTATCTCCTCCTTGAGCAGCCGGCAGTAAAGGTCAAATCCCACCTGGTCTATGAACCCGCTCTGCTCGACGCCCAGGATGTTCCCAGCTCCTCTCATTTCCAAATCCCTCATGGCTATCTTGAAGCCCGAACCGAGCTGCTGATATTTCTTTATGGCGTTGAGCCTTGTCTGCACTTCGTGGGTCAAGGTAGAAAGGTCTTTGACGACAAGATAAGCGTAAGCCTTGCGATCGAACCGGCCGATGCGGCCTTTCAGCTGGTAAAGGTCTGCCAGACCGAACTTGTCGGCATTATCGATTATCATGGTATTGGCGTTCGGTATATCAATTCCCGATTCGATGATAGTGGTACACACCAGAACGTCTATTTCACCTTTTATGAATTTGAGCATAGTCTGCTCGAGAGTACGGGAGCTCATCTGTCCATGGGCCACGACAAGTTCGGCCTCGGGAACCAGCCTGCTGACATCGGAAGCTACCTTATCTACCGTATCCACCCTGTTATGCACGTAATAGGCCTGCCCTCCTCTTTTCAGCTCCCTTTTAAGCGCGTCGCGTATGATCTTCTTGTCGTAACTTACCACTTCGGTCTCCACAGGTATCCTCTCAAGAGGCGGAGTTTCGATAACAGAGATATCCTTGCCGCCCATGAGCGCAAGATACAGCGTTCTGGGTATCGGGGTCGCCGTGAGAGTGAGTATGTCAACATCGACCCTCATGCGTTTTATCTTATCCTTGTGCTTTACGCCGAACCTCTGTTCTTCGTCGATTATAAGAAGACCCAGGTCCTTGAACTTGACATCCGGCGAAAGAAGCCTGTGAGTGCCGATGATAACATCTATCCTGCCCTCGCTGAGGTTATTGACGATACGCGTCTGTTCCGCCTGGGTCCTGAACCGGTTGAGCATCTCTATATTGACCGGGTAACCTTTGCATCTTCTTGAAAAAGTGTTCATGTGCTGCTCGGCAAGGATGGTGGTGGGAACAAGGAATGCGACCTGCTTGTTGTCCATTACAGCCTTGAAAGCAGCCCTGAAAGCGACCTCAGTCTTACCGTAGCCGACATCACCGCATAAAAGACGGTCCATGGGCCTGGGGCTTTCCATGTCGCGTTTGACGTCCCTGGTGGCTTTAAGCTGGTCGGGCGTCTCTTTATAGGGGAAAGCTTCCTCCACTTCCTGCTGCCAGTCGGTATCCTTGCTGAATACGTATCCGGTTGCGCTTTCCCTTTTCGCCTGCAGGTTCAAAAGGTCCTTTGCCCTCCTGGCGGCGCCCCTTGTGGCCTTTTTCTTGGCAGCGGCCCAGCCCTTGCCCCTTAAGAGGTTAAGCCTCGGCGGTCGGCGGTGAAAGGAAATATACCTCTGAAGCTTGTGGAGTTCGCTGTTCTTTACGTAAAGCTTGTCACCGTCGCGGTATTCCAGAACGAAATAGTCCCGGAACTTGCCGTCGCGCCTCATCCGCTGCATGCCCAGATATTTGCCTATCCCGTAATCGATGTGAACCACGAAATCACCCGGTTCGATATCCACGAAGGAATCGATGGGCTGTTCGGCCATCTCTATGGGCTCCTTTTTCACCCTTGTCTTCCTGAGTACGCCCACGGGAAGTATTATGACACCCTTGTGCTCGGTGATGGTCTTGAATGAGACAAGGTCCACGCTTTTAATGGACCTCACCTTGCCTTCGGTAAGGTCTACCCTCACCGGATACTCGAAGGTTACCGGGTATATGACGAATATCTCCCCCACGGCGCTGTAGTCCCCCTCAGTGGACACCTTCCGGCATCGGGTATAGCCGTAGTTGTCCAAAAGACGCACCACTTCCCCAGGATCGACAGTTTCATTGACGTAGAATTTAAGGGAATCGAACATATAAAATGGTTCCGTTTAGAAAGGCCAGGGAATAATTAAGTTCCTCACATCTTCTCAGGAAGAGCGATATCCAGAAGACCGAGCCCGTTAGCA
The nucleotide sequence above comes from Candidatus Omnitrophota bacterium. Encoded proteins:
- the mfd gene encoding transcription-repair coupling factor; translation: MFDSLKFYVNETVDPGEVVRLLDNYGYTRCRKVSTEGDYSAVGEIFVIYPVTFEYPVRVDLTEGKVRSIKSVDLVSFKTITEHKGVIILPVGVLRKTRVKKEPIEMAEQPIDSFVDIEPGDFVVHIDYGIGKYLGMQRMRRDGKFRDYFVLEYRDGDKLYVKNSELHKLQRYISFHRRPPRLNLLRGKGWAAAKKKATRGAARRAKDLLNLQAKRESATGYVFSKDTDWQQEVEEAFPYKETPDQLKATRDVKRDMESPRPMDRLLCGDVGYGKTEVAFRAAFKAVMDNKQVAFLVPTTILAEQHMNTFSRRCKGYPVNIEMLNRFRTQAEQTRIVNNLSEGRIDVIIGTHRLLSPDVKFKDLGLLIIDEEQRFGVKHKDKIKRMRVDVDILTLTATPIPRTLYLALMGGKDISVIETPPLERIPVETEVVSYDKKIIRDALKRELKRGGQAYYVHNRVDTVDKVASDVSRLVPEAELVVAHGQMSSRTLEQTMLKFIKGEIDVLVCTTIIESGIDIPNANTMIIDNADKFGLADLYQLKGRIGRFDRKAYAYLVVKDLSTLTHEVQTRLNAIKKYQQLGSGFKIAMRDLEMRGAGNILGVEQSGFIDQVGFDLYCRLLKEEITHLKNKGYTYEPGGAG